The following are from one region of the bacterium genome:
- a CDS encoding mitochondrial fission ELM1 family protein: MKILVLNDGFKGNLNQSLGIAQAFHSTEIEILDVKLKGPVYRLPFRKGSYPLLSKLLSILCVFKLWRCGKVFLKFLLKEQKDILKKEFTVIISAGSILAPVNLILARGQKAISVNIMVPSIIPLKLFDFAVIPYHDFIKLRDKKQKNLIVTLGAPNCITEEMLKKERKELRKVLTLPEEKEIIGILIGGNDQNYTISIRWIKELFRSIEPLKSRYNFIITTSRRTEKEVVSFILEKIQYDRAFIYAEFPGYSKRTFYPGILSLCRYILVTEDSINMVSEAATSGSGVLILGVERRNEKRLIFDKTLEKLIEKGYAEYLPVDKVRSIIEKIIGISNKKFNKLNEAEECAQKILQNIM, from the coding sequence ATGAAAATTCTTGTTCTTAATGATGGGTTTAAGGGAAATCTGAACCAGTCGTTAGGAATAGCACAGGCATTTCATTCAACAGAAATTGAAATTCTTGATGTCAAATTGAAAGGACCTGTATATCGTCTCCCTTTCAGAAAAGGGAGTTATCCCTTACTGAGTAAATTGCTTTCCATCCTGTGTGTTTTTAAATTATGGAGATGTGGCAAAGTTTTTTTAAAATTCCTATTGAAAGAACAGAAAGATATATTAAAAAAGGAATTTACTGTTATTATATCTGCTGGTTCTATTCTTGCTCCTGTTAATCTCATACTTGCGAGAGGACAGAAGGCAATTTCTGTAAATATAATGGTTCCTTCAATAATTCCTCTGAAACTTTTTGATTTTGCTGTTATTCCATACCATGACTTTATAAAATTAAGAGATAAAAAACAGAAAAATCTAATAGTTACATTAGGAGCACCGAACTGTATAACAGAAGAGATGTTAAAGAAGGAAAGAAAAGAATTGAGAAAAGTCCTGACTTTGCCAGAAGAGAAAGAAATAATAGGTATTCTTATTGGAGGGAATGACCAGAATTATACAATATCCATAAGATGGATAAAAGAATTATTTAGGTCAATAGAGCCACTGAAAAGTAGATATAATTTTATAATTACCACATCAAGAAGAACAGAAAAGGAAGTTGTCTCATTTATTTTAGAAAAAATACAATATGATAGAGCATTTATCTATGCAGAATTTCCTGGTTATTCTAAACGGACATTTTATCCCGGGATACTTTCTCTATGTAGATATATTTTAGTTACTGAGGACAGTATAAATATGGTTTCTGAAGCCGCCACTTCAGGTAGCGGTGTTCTTATTCTCGGTGTGGAGAGGAGAAATGAGAAAAGATTGATATTTGATAAGACCCTTGAAAAACTTATAGAAAAAGGGTATGCTGAATATCTACCAGTTGATAAAGTAAGATCTATTATAGAAAAGATCATAGGCATAAGTAATAAAAAATTCAACAAACTCAATGAGGCAGAAGAATGTGCCCAAAAGATATTGCAAAATATAATGTAA
- a CDS encoding glycosyltransferase family 9 protein, whose protein sequence is MCPKDIAKYNVKRILLICPGCLGDNLLLSPSIRKIRDTFKEAQIDVIVGKRAIEFADGNPWFTNYYIFRGGRRLNRFVNVVRLINELRRERYDLIVDFKNSLLPFFIRGRYRLTFFLKEFFSEKTFTHEAERLLNFLIPFFGKEENISLYFPVSRKDREALEIFLKTLGIKSSDRIVIFNPGGREKKRLSEEKFADIGNALLNSYDSLKIIITGAHYEEQIGNKIKGLINSENIFNLAGKTTLKQLAALLEKASLIITNDTGTLHLASAMHCPTVAIFGPTSPYRYGPIGTKNIVVHSDIPCFPCNEKRRCRKDYLCIKQISPEEVIKAAMLFLDEKEQPLLFDL, encoded by the coding sequence ATGTGCCCAAAAGATATTGCAAAATATAATGTAAAAAGGATACTTCTTATATGTCCAGGATGTTTGGGGGACAATCTCCTTCTAAGTCCTTCTATTAGAAAGATAAGAGATACATTTAAGGAAGCCCAGATAGATGTAATTGTAGGAAAACGTGCAATTGAGTTTGCTGATGGAAATCCATGGTTTACAAACTATTATATATTCAGAGGGGGGAGAAGGTTAAACCGCTTTGTTAACGTGGTAAGATTGATTAATGAACTCCGGAGAGAAAGATATGACCTTATAGTTGATTTCAAAAACTCTCTTTTACCATTTTTTATAAGAGGTAGATACCGACTTACGTTTTTCTTAAAAGAATTCTTTTCAGAAAAAACCTTTACTCATGAAGCAGAGCGACTTTTGAATTTTCTTATTCCTTTTTTTGGAAAGGAAGAAAACATATCCCTTTATTTCCCTGTTTCCAGAAAAGACAGGGAGGCGCTGGAGATATTCTTAAAGACACTCGGAATAAAATCATCAGATAGAATAGTAATTTTTAATCCAGGTGGTAGAGAGAAAAAACGACTATCTGAGGAGAAATTTGCTGATATAGGGAATGCTCTTCTTAATAGTTATGACTCATTGAAGATTATAATTACTGGTGCCCACTATGAAGAGCAGATTGGGAATAAGATAAAAGGACTTATTAACAGTGAGAATATATTTAATCTTGCAGGGAAGACAACTCTCAAACAACTTGCAGCACTTCTTGAGAAGGCATCTCTTATTATTACCAATGATACAGGAACACTTCATCTTGCAAGTGCAATGCACTGTCCTACAGTTGCGATATTTGGACCTACAAGTCCTTACAGATATGGACCTATTGGAACAAAAAATATAGTGGTTCATAGCGATATACCCTGTTTCCCTTGCAATGAGAAAAGAAGGTGTAGAAAGGACTATCTTTGTATAAAGCAGATTTCACCGGAAGAAGTTATAAAAGCAGCAATGCTATTTCTTGATGAAAAAGAACAACCCCTCCTTTTTGACTTATGA
- a CDS encoding glycosyltransferase produces the protein MPKVSVVIPLYNKVRYIGRAVESILSQTMQDFELIVVNDGSTDGSERVVEGYKDSRIRIIHRDSPSPGGHKARNEGIRNAKSDLIAFLDGDDEWRESFLETVLRLRARFSSAGAYATAYEEREGEKIKVPKFWYIPEGDWEGIIPDYFKSCVYGTSPVWTGAVAVPKGVFEEAGYFPEGVKKGGDLDMWARIALRYPIAFSRYVGAVYYKDIPGSVIKLHKVLEGFKVVDTLEEYLRNNPDIPERRKRYIIEYANRFRLSSASHCIKAGEIELAKEHLKNCHTRRFIIRKLYLQLKIVWGGNL, from the coding sequence ATGCCGAAAGTATCAGTAGTGATACCACTTTATAACAAGGTAAGATATATAGGTAGAGCGGTTGAATCCATATTAAGTCAGACGATGCAGGATTTTGAGTTAATCGTGGTTAATGATGGTTCTACAGATGGGAGTGAGAGGGTGGTGGAGGGTTATAAAGATAGCAGGATACGGATTATACATAGAGATAGTCCATCACCTGGGGGACATAAGGCGAGGAATGAAGGGATACGAAATGCGAAAAGTGATTTAATAGCATTTCTGGATGGAGATGATGAGTGGAGGGAAAGTTTTCTTGAGACAGTGTTAAGGTTAAGGGCGAGATTTTCTTCTGCAGGGGCATATGCAACAGCGTATGAAGAGAGAGAAGGGGAGAAGATAAAGGTGCCTAAGTTCTGGTATATACCTGAAGGTGATTGGGAGGGGATAATACCTGACTATTTTAAGAGTTGTGTATATGGGACATCACCTGTATGGACAGGGGCAGTTGCTGTACCTAAGGGGGTATTTGAAGAGGCAGGATATTTTCCTGAAGGGGTGAAGAAGGGAGGAGACCTTGATATGTGGGCTCGTATTGCATTAAGGTATCCGATTGCATTCAGTAGGTATGTGGGGGCGGTATATTATAAAGATATTCCTGGGTCAGTTATAAAGTTGCATAAGGTTTTAGAAGGGTTTAAGGTAGTGGATACACTGGAAGAGTATTTAAGAAACAATCCTGATATTCCAGAAAGAAGAAAAAGATATATAATAGAATATGCAAACAGGTTCAGATTGAGTTCTGCTTCACACTGTATTAAGGCAGGAGAGATTGAGTTAGCAAAGGAACATCTTAAAAATTGCCACACAAGAAGGTTTATTATAAGGAAGTTGTATCTTCAGTTGAAAATAGTTTGGGGTGGTAATTTATAA
- the hisH gene encoding imidazole glycerol phosphate synthase subunit HisH, whose translation MDYRVGIINYGAGNIRSVYTSVVACGGCPFIIEKADDLNKVDIIILPGVGAFDDGIKGLFKKGIKDVLIEEINNGKPFLGICLGLQLLFSYSEEGACKGLDIISGKVKKLRLDNRFKVPHMGWSRVNLVNPDNLLFSNIGDNRYFYFAHSYYVEPDDISTVGGRTEYGIEFTSFVRKDNIVGIQFHPEKSGDNGIRFLKNFLEGKWLR comes from the coding sequence ATGGATTACAGGGTTGGAATAATCAATTATGGGGCAGGTAATATAAGAAGTGTTTATACTTCAGTAGTTGCATGTGGAGGGTGTCCATTCATTATAGAGAAGGCAGATGACCTCAATAAAGTAGATATTATTATACTTCCTGGGGTAGGTGCTTTTGATGATGGAATTAAGGGACTTTTCAAAAAAGGCATAAAAGATGTGCTTATAGAAGAGATAAATAATGGTAAGCCATTCCTCGGAATATGTTTAGGATTACAATTGCTCTTCTCTTATAGCGAAGAAGGAGCTTGTAAAGGACTGGATATTATCAGTGGTAAGGTGAAAAAGTTAAGGCTTGATAATAGATTTAAAGTTCCTCATATGGGATGGAGCAGGGTAAATCTTGTAAATCCAGATAATCTTTTATTTTCCAATATTGGTGATAATAGATATTTTTATTTTGCTCATTCCTATTATGTAGAACCGGATGATATTTCCACTGTTGGGGGGAGAACTGAATATGGCATAGAGTTTACATCCTTTGTAAGAAAAGATAATATAGTAGGCATTCAGTTCCACCCTGAAAAGAGTGGAGATAATGGTATAAGGTTTTTAAAAAATTTTCTGGAGGGAAAATGGCTGCGGTAA
- a CDS encoding glycosyltransferase family 4 protein, whose protein sequence is MKINILCSIDKRPSGPNRQLLEYGNYLYSKGHNVSVIKPVRRRCPKNRKDIIEMKLAEIAHYISGKRIREIKKLPWIDVRCPVKIIPSIDEKYLDSADILFFSMQASLPLVEKLSERCGRKVMRVCSVIYAENVDCIPENVYIVAISSIVKQILEKQLKREIFLLLNGVNTGTFYNSIKRKEPKTIGMVYYPSNKYKGMKNGFWVMEQLYMRYPSLKFHVIGEWAEKDIPPFVKFIDGNTRDNLINFYKTTDILIFPSEKEASPNPPMEAMASRCAVVTTEVGGISDYTIPGKTAIVVKIGDREGLLRGVINLIENNEYFRTISEEGYKKIQDFSVEKQGEKLEQILFEILKR, encoded by the coding sequence ATGAAAATAAACATTCTCTGTTCAATTGATAAAAGACCGAGTGGTCCTAACAGACAGCTTTTAGAATATGGTAATTATCTGTACTCAAAAGGGCATAATGTTTCTGTTATAAAACCGGTCAGAAGAAGGTGTCCAAAGAATAGAAAAGATATTATTGAGATGAAATTGGCAGAGATTGCTCACTACATTTCCGGAAAAAGAATAAGAGAAATTAAAAAATTACCCTGGATAGATGTTAGATGTCCGGTTAAGATTATTCCCTCAATCGATGAGAAATATCTTGATTCTGCTGACATATTATTTTTTTCTATGCAAGCATCTCTCCCTCTGGTTGAAAAACTTTCTGAAAGATGTGGTAGAAAGGTAATGAGGGTATGTTCCGTTATCTACGCTGAAAATGTTGATTGCATCCCTGAAAATGTGTATATTGTTGCAATTTCATCTATTGTTAAGCAAATACTTGAGAAACAGTTAAAAAGAGAGATTTTTCTTTTACTTAATGGTGTTAATACTGGAACTTTTTATAACTCTATAAAAAGAAAGGAGCCAAAAACGATAGGAATGGTATATTATCCGAGTAATAAATATAAAGGAATGAAAAATGGTTTCTGGGTTATGGAGCAACTTTATATGAGATATCCATCACTAAAGTTCCATGTCATAGGAGAATGGGCAGAAAAAGACATTCCTCCTTTTGTAAAATTTATAGATGGGAATACAAGGGATAATTTAATAAATTTTTATAAAACCACAGATATTCTCATATTCCCAAGTGAAAAGGAAGCATCTCCTAATCCTCCTATGGAGGCAATGGCATCAAGGTGTGCTGTTGTTACAACAGAGGTAGGGGGTATTTCTGACTATACTATTCCCGGTAAGACAGCAATTGTAGTCAAGATAGGAGATAGAGAAGGACTTTTGAGAGGGGTCATAAACCTTATTGAAAATAATGAATACTTTAGAACAATATCAGAAGAGGGCTACAAAAAAATTCAGGATTTCAGTGTAGAAAAACAGGGAGAAAAACTTGAACAGATTTTATTTGAGATTTTGAAAAGATAA
- a CDS encoding glycosyltransferase family 9 protein produces MKVIIIKTGALGDIISASSFFRTVKMNFPEDDIYLLTQDIYKEVVEASPIFTQIFLLPKRRRFFSFLRIFTKLRRLKPDIVLDIQGNLKTNFYCFLTGAKKRYGYYRRRLGRIFLTKGVKRKTKKEQAKNSYKDKKPSQSVLELLGIKNYVKQPELWISEEKRKNFCNLIKRYNLDESKKWIVVHPLSTKGYIAKRWLKERFAELADRLIGDGYEVIFIGVGEYEYVKEIMSKMRYIPKNLVDKTDFHNLCLVIERASLVITTDSSPLHISTAVRTKTIGIFGSTDPFMICPEGAEYIYKKVECNPCYKRVCDDMRCMKAITVEDIYNKAKEILSDENKHSLFN; encoded by the coding sequence ATGAAAGTCATTATTATAAAAACAGGTGCATTGGGAGATATAATAAGTGCTTCTTCTTTTTTCCGTACAGTTAAAATGAATTTTCCAGAAGATGATATATACCTTTTAACTCAGGATATCTATAAAGAAGTTGTTGAAGCATCTCCTATATTTACCCAAATTTTTCTTTTACCAAAAAGACGAAGATTTTTCTCCTTTTTGAGGATATTTACAAAATTGAGAAGGTTAAAACCTGATATTGTTCTGGATATACAGGGAAATCTCAAAACAAACTTTTACTGTTTTCTTACAGGGGCAAAGAAAAGATATGGCTACTACAGAAGGAGGTTAGGCAGGATATTTCTTACTAAAGGAGTTAAAAGGAAAACAAAGAAAGAGCAGGCAAAGAATTCTTATAAAGATAAAAAACCATCTCAATCTGTTCTGGAATTACTCGGTATAAAAAATTATGTAAAACAGCCAGAATTGTGGATTTCTGAAGAGAAAAGAAAAAATTTCTGTAATCTTATAAAAAGATATAATCTTGATGAAAGTAAAAAATGGATAGTTGTACATCCACTCTCTACGAAAGGTTATATCGCAAAAAGGTGGTTAAAAGAACGATTTGCGGAACTTGCTGATAGGTTGATAGGGGACGGATATGAGGTTATTTTTATAGGTGTTGGTGAGTATGAATATGTAAAAGAGATAATGTCTAAAATGAGATATATTCCTAAGAATCTTGTTGATAAAACGGATTTTCATAACCTTTGTCTTGTAATTGAAAGAGCATCTCTTGTAATAACCACTGATTCCAGTCCGTTGCATATATCTACTGCAGTGCGGACAAAGACAATCGGTATATTTGGTTCTACAGACCCTTTTATGATATGTCCTGAAGGGGCAGAGTATATATACAAAAAAGTTGAGTGTAATCCCTGTTATAAAAGAGTTTGTGATGATATGAGGTGTATGAAAGCAATTACAGTAGAGGATATATATAATAAAGCAAAGGAAATATTGAGCGATGAAAATAAACATTCTCTGTTCAATTGA
- a CDS encoding DUF2334 domain-containing protein, with product MKEKVYTLKFVLNGIYENEEEIERFLKIFEFSIDFISPFSLWRLLYNLKKYKTLQLNHLLSYIFNIRERFCRFKGTDEEEGQPMFLIRVDDFPHWEKSIDDFKRFHSIMEEFETPYLLGVTPYLSLDRHNPFNNRFKILEEKEVEIIKHPLIEIAMHGFTHQTNNPKRNQEFVGLKEKEVKEKIEKGLKILREVDINPTAFIPPFDEVDLTSYKGLSKYFKIITGGPESAKYLGYKVSPSYFEGALYIPSYRPLSSYQRCSGLVKAIKSSDIMSIKRCVILPVVIHWTREINDRYESLRKLLSILEGKVINWKILLSFQNLK from the coding sequence ATGAAAGAAAAAGTTTATACATTAAAGTTCGTGTTAAATGGAATTTATGAAAATGAGGAGGAGATAGAGAGGTTTTTAAAAATTTTTGAATTCTCCATTGACTTTATCTCTCCCTTCTCTCTCTGGCGATTACTTTATAACCTGAAAAAATACAAAACATTGCAGTTAAATCATCTTCTCAGTTATATCTTTAACATACGGGAGAGATTCTGTAGATTTAAGGGGACAGATGAGGAAGAAGGACAGCCAATGTTTCTTATAAGGGTAGATGACTTTCCTCACTGGGAAAAATCAATAGATGACTTCAAAAGATTCCATTCTATTATGGAAGAGTTTGAAACACCTTATCTCTTAGGTGTAACACCATACCTTTCTTTAGATAGACATAATCCGTTTAACAATAGATTTAAAATATTAGAAGAAAAAGAAGTAGAAATAATAAAGCATCCTTTAATAGAGATTGCTATGCATGGATTTACACATCAAACAAACAATCCTAAGAGGAACCAGGAATTTGTGGGTCTGAAAGAGAAAGAGGTGAAAGAAAAGATAGAAAAAGGGTTAAAGATACTCAGAGAAGTTGATATAAATCCCACTGCCTTTATTCCACCCTTTGACGAAGTTGATTTAACTTCTTATAAAGGACTTTCAAAATACTTTAAAATTATTACAGGAGGACCTGAATCTGCTAAATATTTAGGATATAAGGTATCTCCTTCATATTTTGAGGGTGCTTTATATATCCCTTCTTATAGACCTTTATCCAGCTATCAACGGTGTAGCGGATTGGTGAAAGCAATAAAAAGCTCTGATATTATGTCAATAAAAAGATGTGTGATATTACCTGTTGTTATACACTGGACAAGAGAGATAAATGACAGATATGAATCCCTCAGAAAACTTTTGAGTATATTAGAAGGTAAGGTTATAAACTGGAAAATATTATTATCTTTTCAAAATCTCAAATAA
- the hisF gene encoding imidazole glycerol phosphate synthase subunit HisF yields MAAVRIIPCLDVKDGKVVKGVHFENLREAGDPVEHADFYSKENADEIVFLDISATIEGRKTMVDVVRKVSEVVFIPMTVGGGIKSIENIEELLKAGADKISINTSAVRTPELITEGAKKFGSQCIIVAVDAKRLGSDKWEVYVESGKTPTGIDVVEWAKKVQDLGAGEILLTSIDMDGTQEGYDIELTRKVAESVNIPVIASGGAGTLEHMSDVIINGKASAVLLASLLHFRKYTISQIKNFLKNKGIEVRL; encoded by the coding sequence ATGGCTGCGGTAAGGATTATTCCATGTTTGGATGTAAAGGATGGTAAGGTTGTTAAAGGAGTACACTTTGAAAATTTAAGAGAGGCAGGGGACCCTGTGGAACATGCGGACTTTTACAGTAAGGAGAATGCTGATGAAATTGTATTTTTAGATATCAGTGCTACTATTGAAGGTAGAAAAACGATGGTGGATGTAGTCAGGAAGGTATCGGAAGTTGTTTTTATACCTATGACAGTTGGTGGTGGAATAAAAAGTATAGAAAATATAGAAGAACTTTTAAAAGCAGGAGCAGATAAGATTTCTATAAATACATCTGCTGTAAGAACCCCGGAACTTATAACAGAAGGGGCAAAGAAGTTTGGGAGTCAATGTATTATAGTGGCTGTTGATGCCAAACGGTTAGGTAGTGATAAATGGGAAGTTTATGTAGAAAGTGGCAAAACACCTACAGGAATAGATGTAGTAGAGTGGGCTAAAAAAGTTCAGGATTTAGGAGCAGGAGAAATCCTTCTTACAAGTATAGATATGGATGGAACACAGGAAGGATACGATATAGAACTTACAAGGAAAGTAGCAGAAAGTGTTAATATCCCTGTTATTGCATCAGGTGGTGCAGGAACTCTTGAACACATGTCAGATGTTATAATCAATGGTAAAGCAAGTGCAGTCCTTCTTGCTTCTCTACTCCATTTTAGAAAATATACTATCTCTCAAATAAAAAATTTTCTCAAAAACAAAGGTATTGAAGTCCGGCTCTAA
- the carB gene encoding carbamoyl-phosphate synthase large subunit, whose amino-acid sequence MCIRDRHTGDSIVVAPAQTLSTREYENLVELSKRVIRKIGVNGGANIQYAVNPEDGDVVIIEVNPRVSRSSALASKATGFPIARIATKLAIGYTLDEIKNQITGKTTCFSEPTVDYCVFKIPRFTFEKFPGADTTITTSMKAVGEAMSIGRNFREVLQKGIRSLEIGRFGLGSDKKDRWHINHEFTEEEKELIVRKISVPDDERIFYLRYAILANFSIEEIYKHSAIDPWFLYNIKEIVDVEKELYKYNINTLPLELLRKAKKSGFSDRQLSFILKCDERKVREMRKKDGIKAVFKPVDSVAGEYKAEKPYYYSTFEKSNTVPETRKKKVVILGGGPNRIGQGIEFDYCCVHASFALREEGYESIMVNCNPETVSTDYDTSDRLYFEPITVEDVLNIVEKEKPEGVILQFGGQTPLNLAIPLQKEGVKILGTSPEAIDIAEDRQKFKTLLEKLSLRQPPNGTATSFKEAEIIAERIGYPVLVRPSYVLGGRAMEIVYDRESLKAFMQKAVDVSSERPVLIDKFLEDAVEVDVDAICDGQCCVIGGILEHIEEAGVHSGDSAMVLPPYSLDINIIKEIITATKKLAFELNIKGLINVQYAVKDNTVYILEVNPRASRTVPFISKVIAVPLAKLATKIMVGKTLKELGFTEEVKVDYFAVKESVFPFVRFPGVDAVLGPEMKSTGEVIGIDKTFEMAYAKSQIAAGQKLPLSGAVFISVKDKDKQAIVPIARGFKEIGFSILASAGTGKLLKESGIETTIVPKIYETERPNVLDYIKNNQITLIINTPSGKKPKKDITSIRSIAVSRNIPLITTIPGAKATLVAIKKLKENEITVKSIQEYHSDIKK is encoded by the coding sequence AGATGTGTATAAGAGACAGACATACAGGGGATAGTATTGTAGTTGCTCCTGCTCAAACATTGAGTACCCGGGAGTATGAGAATCTTGTAGAACTTTCAAAAAGGGTGATAAGGAAGATAGGAGTTAATGGTGGAGCGAATATCCAGTATGCTGTAAATCCTGAAGATGGAGATGTGGTTATTATAGAAGTAAATCCTCGTGTATCCAGAAGTTCTGCACTTGCTTCAAAAGCAACGGGTTTTCCTATTGCCAGAATAGCAACAAAACTGGCTATTGGTTATACCCTTGATGAGATAAAAAATCAGATTACAGGTAAAACAACCTGTTTTTCAGAACCAACAGTGGACTACTGTGTTTTCAAAATCCCGAGATTTACTTTTGAAAAATTCCCTGGTGCTGATACAACCATTACTACTTCTATGAAGGCAGTTGGTGAAGCAATGTCAATAGGTAGAAATTTCAGAGAAGTACTCCAGAAAGGTATCCGTTCTCTTGAGATAGGCAGGTTTGGACTTGGTTCTGATAAAAAAGATAGATGGCATATAAACCACGAATTTACAGAGGAAGAAAAAGAGTTGATAGTAAGAAAGATAAGTGTTCCAGATGATGAAAGGATATTTTATCTGAGATATGCAATACTTGCTAATTTCTCCATTGAAGAAATATATAAACATTCTGCTATAGACCCCTGGTTCCTTTATAATATAAAAGAAATTGTTGATGTTGAGAAGGAATTGTATAAATATAACATTAATACACTTCCATTGGAACTACTTAGAAAAGCAAAAAAGTCCGGTTTTTCAGATAGACAATTATCTTTTATTCTGAAGTGTGATGAAAGGAAGGTAAGAGAAATGAGAAAAAAAGATGGTATAAAAGCAGTTTTCAAACCAGTGGATAGTGTTGCTGGAGAATATAAGGCAGAAAAGCCATACTATTATTCTACATTTGAGAAGTCAAACACAGTCCCTGAAACCAGGAAGAAAAAAGTGGTAATTCTCGGAGGAGGTCCTAATAGAATAGGACAGGGGATAGAGTTTGATTACTGTTGTGTTCATGCCTCTTTTGCACTTAGAGAAGAGGGATATGAAAGTATAATGGTTAACTGTAATCCAGAAACAGTAAGTACCGACTATGATACATCTGACCGTCTATATTTTGAACCGATTACAGTGGAAGATGTTTTAAATATAGTAGAAAAAGAAAAACCAGAGGGAGTTATATTGCAATTCGGTGGACAGACGCCTCTTAATCTTGCAATACCATTACAAAAGGAAGGGGTTAAAATTTTAGGGACAAGTCCTGAAGCTATAGATATTGCTGAAGATAGACAAAAATTCAAAACCCTTCTTGAAAAATTATCGCTTAGACAACCTCCAAATGGCACAGCAACTTCATTCAAAGAAGCAGAGATAATAGCAGAACGTATTGGATATCCTGTACTGGTAAGGCCTTCTTATGTTTTAGGTGGAAGGGCGATGGAAATTGTTTACGATAGGGAATCGTTAAAGGCATTTATGCAGAAGGCAGTAGATGTTTCTTCTGAAAGACCTGTTCTTATAGATAAATTTCTTGAAGATGCAGTAGAGGTTGATGTAGATGCTATCTGCGATGGGCAATGTTGTGTAATAGGAGGAATTCTGGAACATATTGAAGAGGCGGGTGTGCATTCAGGAGATAGTGCAATGGTTCTCCCCCCATATAGTTTAGACATAAATATCATAAAAGAAATAATTACTGCAACAAAAAAACTTGCATTTGAGCTTAATATAAAAGGACTGATAAATGTTCAGTATGCTGTAAAAGATAATACTGTATATATACTTGAAGTTAATCCGAGAGCATCAAGAACAGTTCCTTTTATAAGTAAGGTAATAGCAGTACCCCTCGCAAAATTAGCAACAAAGATAATGGTGGGGAAGACATTGAAAGAACTTGGTTTTACTGAAGAGGTTAAGGTGGACTATTTTGCGGTCAAAGAATCTGTCTTCCCTTTTGTTAGATTTCCTGGTGTTGATGCTGTATTGGGTCCTGAGATGAAATCCACAGGAGAGGTTATAGGAATAGATAAAACATTTGAGATGGCATATGCTAAAAGTCAGATAGCCGCAGGACAGAAACTACCTCTTTCAGGGGCTGTATTTATAAGTGTAAAAGATAAAGATAAACAGGCAATAGTACCAATTGCAAGGGGATTTAAAGAAATTGGGTTTTCTATTCTCGCAAGTGCAGGAACAGGCAAACTCTTAAAAGAAAGTGGTATAGAGACGACAATAGTCCCCAAAATTTATGAGACAGAACGTCCCAATGTTCTTGACTATATAAAGAACAATCAGATAACTCTTATTATTAATACACCTTCAGGTAAAAAACCTAAAAAAGATATTACTTCTATAAGAAGTATTGCAGTAAGTAGAAATATACCTCTTATAACTACAATTCCCGGTGCAAAAGCCACACTTGTTGCAATCAAAAAATTAAAAGAAAATGAAATAACTGTAAAGAGTATCCAGGAATATCATTCAGATATAAAAAAATAG